A window of Rhododendron vialii isolate Sample 1 chromosome 13a, ASM3025357v1 contains these coding sequences:
- the LOC131312526 gene encoding uncharacterized protein LOC131312526, with product MAPPSPKRSLFSLFLLLLLSLSFLLLLFSLCPSSSTLPTSHFSLPPLHSPPSPFTLTVKLLTFDRLSSLSRCLRSLSAAHYGPDDRVNLHIFIDHFKVPDASDGASLDADARLNGSRQILDFVDGFRWGFGEKVVHYRTGNVGLQAQWLEAWWPGSDDEFAFVVEDDLEVSPLYHKFLKGLIGYYYYNASNFSPWIYGASLQRPRFVPGKHGNKLQLDSDTRIFLYQLVGTWGQLLFPRPWKEFRLWYDAHKTKGIKPFLQGMVTSGWYKRMGERIWTPWFIKFVHSHGYFNLYTSFSNERALSISHRDAGVNYGKTAGPDSNLLDLKSLDFDLLEMQPLSKLKWYDYCFRQVLPNRVVSNFNELGYVLHSLQKMKTIILVDVRKVPQTITRNLLCHFEGLNIQNYILVGPKYNFLLDLARRGHPVIDLDQFFDNVKSHKVIDVQGTSLELIKDILVKAYVVEKMLELGYNTWVVDGNMLPVSSNMFLDVVDPSYDFYAGNTLKVLLVRSSSSAKKIWVEDFIREVVTMVESLKGKDLVSMDGRNFAFVVAKVLEQRGVNFKGIDENFGGDLNATYLNQTSLGDGKKMVYWSFEMEMDLVRKRLEEIGMWIIDGDSSCRAVVCHQS from the exons ATGGCACCACCCAGTCCCAAGCGaagcctcttctctctcttcctcctcctcctcctctctctctccttcctcctccttctcttctctctctgccCCTCTTCCTCCACCCTCCCCACCTCCCACTTCTCCTTACCGCCCCTCCACTCACCCCCATCGCCCTTCACTCTCACCGTCAAACTCCTCACCTTCGACCgcctctcctccctctcccgcTGCCTCCGCTCCCTCTCCGCCGCCCACTATGGCCCCGACGACCGCGTCAATCTCCACATCTTCATCGACCACTTCAAGGTACCCGACGCTTCTGACGGCGCGTCTTTGGATGCGGATGCGAGGTTGAATGGGTCGCGCCAGATTCTCGATTTCGTCGACGGGTTTCGCTGGGGTTTCGGCGAGAAGGTGGTGCATTATCGCACCGGGAACGTGGGTTTGCAGGCGCAGTGGCTGGAGGCGTGGTGGCCGGGCTCGGATGACGAGTTTGCCTTTGTTGTGGAGGATGATTTGGAGGTTTCGCCTCTGTACCACAAGTTTTTGAAGGGTTTGATTGGTTACTATTACTACAATGCTTCGAATTTTAGTCCTTGGATCTATGGGGCATCACTGCAGAGACCAAGGTTTGTCCCAG GTAAACATGGGAATAAATTGCAATTGGACAGTGATACACGCATTTTCTTGTACCAGCTGGTTGGTACTTGGGGCCAGCTTCTGTTTCCAAGACCTTGGAAAGAGTTCCGTTTGTGGTACGACGCCCACAAGACCAAGGGCATCAAGCCATTCCTTCAGGGGATG GTGACATCAGGATGGTACAAAAGGATGGGAGAGAGAATATGGACTCCTTGGTTCATTAAGTTTGTCCATTCTCATGGGTACTTCAATCTGTATACCAGTTTTTCAAATGAGAGAGCACTCAGTATCTCCCACAGGGATGCTGGTGTTAACTACGGGAAGACAGCAGGGCCGGATTCAAATTTACTGGATTTGAAATCTCTTGACTTCGATCTTTTGGAAATGCAGCCCTTGAGCAAACTGAAGTGGTATGATTACTGTTTCAGACAAGTACTTCCCAATAGAGTTGTAAGCAATTTCAATGAACTTGGGTATGTTCTTCACTCTCTGCAGAAAATGAAGACTATTATACTCGTAGATGTACGTAAGGTGCCACAGACAATCACAAGAAACTTGCTTTGCCACTTTGAGGGGTTAAATATTCAGAACTACATATTAGTGGGCCCTAAGTATAATTTCTTACTTGATCTTGCAAGACGTGGGCATCCAGTGATTGATTTGGACCAATTTTTTGACAATGTGAAATCTCACAAAGTGATAGATGTTCAGGGAACTAGTCTAGAATTGATCAAAGATATACTAGTGAAGGCCTATGTCGTTGAGAAGATGTTAGAACTGGGGTATAACACCTGGGTGGTGGATGGGAACATGCTTCCAGTTAGTAGTAATATGTTTCTTGATGTGGTTGATCCCAGCTATGATTTCTACGCTGGGAATACCTTAAAAGTTCTCCTTGTTAGGAGCTCATCATCTGCGAAGAAAATTTGGGTTGAGGATTTCATCCGTGAGGTTGTAACGATGGTTGAGTCTTTGAAGGGTAAAGATTTGGTTTCAATGGATGGCAGAAACTTCGCCTTTGTGGTGGCCAAAGTACTAGAACAGAGAGGTGTGAATTTTAAGGGCATTGATGAGAACTTTGGCGGGGACCTCAATGCTACCTATCTCAATCAAACCTCTTTGGGGGATGGAAAGAAGATGGTTTATTGGTCCTTTGAGATGGAAATGGATTTAGTTCGGAAACGGCTAGAAGAAATAGGTATGTGGATCATAGATGGAGATTCTTCATGCAGGGCTGTTGTTTGCCACCAGTCATAA